The Thermodesulfovibrionia bacterium genome includes a region encoding these proteins:
- a CDS encoding YCF48-related protein has translation MANIILFIILSIFIVLSPSAGSGYDTTSDFIWEYSSHGIKDTELLNISITPDNPNKIFVSSYDTIYLTYDSGVNWKEILSFKGTGNTINSVTLSSEDPKIVYIGTSGGLYRSKDEGYSWEELFKGSGTLENAVLSVAVHPDNDEIIYIGVKAGLFRTDNKGKDWLKILSLPSKNGVSIISINNIDPNIIYAASGNDLYRSEDSGMNWALIYRTGYYTEKSSDELELSDQDDTTDIDILYSMLIKSVALSTHEINVIYIGTFEGLLKSDDRGETWSNVSDFGQLSRNINHIIVNPDDTDILYSATDRGVFKYSRQSDRWEELYKGIKATAINRLATVSSSMKDSVTLWAATDKGVYKTVRKPAHSFHKDNNLIAENYLSYFDNEPSIEDIQKAAIEYAEVNPDKIRKWSDAAARKAWLPDLKIDYGIGKNWQSSTYFYSTSSEKYKDDDVTDGKDDGWSISMTWELGDLIWNSDQTSIDTRSRLMTQLRDDVLNDVTRLYYERRRLQIEILLYPPELIEEKIEKDLRLEELTADINAMTGYSLSNKLSNEE, from the coding sequence ATGGCTAACATAATACTTTTTATTATCCTATCTATTTTCATTGTTTTGTCGCCTTCTGCAGGTTCTGGATATGACACAACCTCTGATTTTATATGGGAATACTCAAGCCATGGAATTAAAGACACTGAGCTTCTGAATATATCTATAACACCTGACAATCCTAATAAAATCTTTGTTAGTTCGTACGATACGATTTACTTAACTTATGACAGCGGGGTGAACTGGAAAGAGATATTATCGTTCAAAGGAACAGGCAATACGATAAACTCTGTCACGCTATCTTCTGAAGATCCGAAAATAGTTTATATAGGAACAAGTGGTGGACTGTACAGAAGTAAAGATGAAGGTTACAGTTGGGAAGAATTATTTAAAGGAAGTGGAACTCTTGAAAATGCAGTGTTATCAGTTGCCGTCCATCCTGATAATGATGAGATCATTTATATTGGGGTTAAAGCAGGCCTTTTCAGGACTGATAATAAGGGGAAAGATTGGTTGAAGATCCTATCATTGCCATCAAAAAATGGCGTATCAATCATCTCTATTAATAATATTGATCCAAATATCATATATGCCGCATCAGGGAATGACCTATACAGAAGTGAAGACAGCGGCATGAACTGGGCTCTGATTTACAGAACCGGCTATTACACAGAAAAAAGCAGCGACGAACTTGAATTATCAGACCAAGATGATACGACCGATATAGATATTCTATATTCAATGTTGATCAAATCAGTAGCGCTTAGCACTCATGAAATAAATGTTATCTATATAGGTACTTTTGAAGGATTGTTAAAAAGTGATGATAGAGGAGAGACCTGGAGTAATGTTAGCGATTTCGGACAGCTAAGCCGAAACATAAACCACATTATTGTTAATCCCGATGATACAGACATCCTATATTCTGCTACTGACAGAGGAGTATTTAAATACTCAAGACAATCTGACAGATGGGAAGAACTTTACAAAGGGATTAAGGCAACTGCTATAAATCGTCTGGCAACTGTCTCGTCATCTATGAAAGATTCCGTCACCTTATGGGCAGCCACTGATAAAGGTGTATACAAGACCGTCCGCAAACCAGCACATTCATTTCATAAAGATAATAACCTTATCGCAGAGAACTATCTATCCTATTTTGATAATGAGCCGAGCATAGAAGATATTCAGAAAGCTGCAATCGAATATGCCGAGGTAAATCCAGATAAGATAAGAAAATGGAGTGATGCTGCAGCAAGAAAGGCCTGGCTTCCTGACCTGAAGATAGATTATGGCATAGGAAAAAACTGGCAGAGCAGCACATATTTTTACAGCACATCATCTGAGAAATACAAAGACGATGATGTTACAGATGGAAAAGATGACGGGTGGTCGATCTCAATGACCTGGGAATTGGGGGATCTGATATGGAACAGCGACCAAACATCGATAGATACAAGATCAAGATTGATGACACAGCTTAGAGATGATGTACTGAATGATGTCACAAGGCTTTATTATGAAAGACGCAGGCTCCAGATTGAAATACTGCTTTACCCTCCTGAATTAATAGAGGAGAAAATAGAAAAAGATCTTAGACTTGAGGAACTTACGGCTGATATTAACGCAATGACCGGTTATTCGCTGTCAAATAAACTATCAAATGAGGAATGA